GGGCTACCAGTTGCTTGTCCGCTTCGGACAGCTCGTCCATGCCGAGGATCGCGATGATGTCCTTCAGCTCCTTGTAGCGCTGCAGAACATACTGTACGCCACGGGCGGTCTCGTAGTGCTCCTGACCGATCACCAGCGGGTCCAGCTGACGGCTGGTGGAGTCCAGCGGATCAACGGCCGGGTAGATACCCAGGGAAGCGATGTCACGGGACAGTACGACGGTCGCGTCCAGGTGGGCGAAGGTGGTCGCCGGGGACGGGTCGGTCAGGTCGTCCGCAGGTACGTATACGGCCTGGATGGAGGTAATGGAGCCGGTCTTGGTGGAGGTGATGCGCTCCTGCAGAACGCCCATTTCCTCGGCCAGGGTCGGCTGGTAACCCACAGCGGACGGCATACGACCCAGCAGCGCGGACACTTCGGTACCGGCCAGGGTGTAGCGGTAGATGTTGTCGACGAACAGCAGAACGTCACGGCCTTCGTCACGGAACTTCTCGGCCATGGTCAGGCCGGTCAGGGCCACGCGCAGACGGTTGCCCGGCGGCTCGTTCATCTGGCCGTAGACCAGGGCCACTTTGTCGAGAACGTTGGAGTCCTTCATCTCGTGGTAGAAGTCGTTGCCCTCACGGGTACGCTCGCCCACGCCGGCGAACACGGAGTAACCGCTGTGCTCGATGGCGATGTTACGGATGAGTTCCATCATGTTCACGGTCTTGCCCACGCCGGCGCCACCGAACAGGCCTACCTTGCCGCCTTTGGCGAAGGGGCAGACCAGGTCGATCACCTTGATGCCGGTTTCCAGCAGCTCGTTGCCACCCGCCTGGTCGGCGTAGGACGGGGCTGCGCGGTGGATTTCCCAACGCTCTTCTTCGCCGATGGGGCCGGCTTCGTCGATGGGGTTGCCCAGTACGTCCATGATGCGACCCAGGGTGGCCTTGCCAACCGGGACGGAAATGGCTGCGCCGGTGCTGGTGACGTCCAGGCCACGCTTCAGACCTTCGGTCGAGCCCATGGCGATGGAACGAACCACGCCGTCACCCAGCTGCTGCTGGACTTCGAGGGTGGTTTCGGCGCCTTGAACTTTCAGCGCCTCGTATACGGCCGGTACCTGATCACGCGGGAATTCCACGTCGATAACGGCGCCGATGATTTGAACGATACGTCCGCTACTCATCTTTGGTTCCTCTGAATATTTGAACCGTTCTTAAACCGCGGCAGCGCCGCCGACGATTTCCGAAATTTCCTGGGTGATCGCTGCCTGACGCGCCTTGTTGTAGATCAGCTGCAGATCGCTGATCAGTTCACCGGCGTTGTCGGTGGCGTTCTTCATCGCGATCATCCGCGCAGCCTGCTCGGCGGCGTTGTTCTCGACCACCGCCTGGTACACCTGCGACTCCACGTAACGCACCATGAGCCCGTCGAGGAGCTGCTTGGCGTCGGGTTCGTACAGGTAGTCCCAGTGATGCTTGAGCGCTTCATCCGGAGTCGCCACCAGCGGAACGAGCTGTTCCACCGTGGGCTTTTGCACCATGGTGTTGATGAACTTGTTCGATACGACGGACAGACGATCGATGCGACCTTCGAGGTAGGCATCGAGCATCACCTTGACGCTGCCGATCAGATCGTTGATCGACGGCTCTTCGCCCAGGTGGCTGATCGCAGCAACGACATTGCCACCAAAGTTGCGGAAGAACGCCGCACCCTTGCTGCCAATCACGCAGAGATCGATCTCCACGCCTTGCTCGCGATTGCTCGCCATGTCCTTGACCAGGGCCTTGAACAGGTTGGTGTTCAGGCCACCGCACAGACCACGGTCCGAACTCACCACGACATAACCGACGCGCTTGACTTCACGCTCGATCATGAACGGGTGGCGGTACTCCGGGTTGGCGTTGGCCAGATGACCGATCACCTGGCGGATGCGCTCCGCGTACGGGCGGCTGGCAGCCATGCGCTGCTGAGCCCTGCGCATCTTGCTGACGGCCACCTTTTCCATGGCGCTGGTGATCTTCTGCGTGCTTTTGATGCTCGCAATCTTGCTGCG
This genomic window from Pseudomonas furukawaii contains:
- the atpD gene encoding F0F1 ATP synthase subunit beta, giving the protein MSSGRIVQIIGAVIDVEFPRDQVPAVYEALKVQGAETTLEVQQQLGDGVVRSIAMGSTEGLKRGLDVTSTGAAISVPVGKATLGRIMDVLGNPIDEAGPIGEEERWEIHRAAPSYADQAGGNELLETGIKVIDLVCPFAKGGKVGLFGGAGVGKTVNMMELIRNIAIEHSGYSVFAGVGERTREGNDFYHEMKDSNVLDKVALVYGQMNEPPGNRLRVALTGLTMAEKFRDEGRDVLLFVDNIYRYTLAGTEVSALLGRMPSAVGYQPTLAEEMGVLQERITSTKTGSITSIQAVYVPADDLTDPSPATTFAHLDATVVLSRDIASLGIYPAVDPLDSTSRQLDPLVIGQEHYETARGVQYVLQRYKELKDIIAILGMDELSEADKQLVARARKIQRFLSQPFFVAEVFTGSPGKYVSLKDTIAGFKGILNGDYDHLPEQAFYMVGSIDEAIEKAKKL
- the atpG gene encoding F0F1 ATP synthase subunit gamma is translated as MAGAKEIRSKIASIKSTQKITSAMEKVAVSKMRRAQQRMAASRPYAERIRQVIGHLANANPEYRHPFMIEREVKRVGYVVVSSDRGLCGGLNTNLFKALVKDMASNREQGVEIDLCVIGSKGAAFFRNFGGNVVAAISHLGEEPSINDLIGSVKVMLDAYLEGRIDRLSVVSNKFINTMVQKPTVEQLVPLVATPDEALKHHWDYLYEPDAKQLLDGLMVRYVESQVYQAVVENNAAEQAARMIAMKNATDNAGELISDLQLIYNKARQAAITQEISEIVGGAAAV